A genome region from Trichoderma asperellum chromosome 7, complete sequence includes the following:
- a CDS encoding uncharacterized protein (EggNog:ENOG41~SECRETED:SignalP(1-20)~MEROPS:MER0005329), translated as MLLRSLAAAFGLGLAIEVVASPLLRDNPPGKRDVPNTHTVHERHKSRIAQHWTKRERLSPKTILPMRIGLKQRNLDAGHTRLMEISTPGSTSYGKHMTSEEIIDFFAPAQSSVDAVINWLVSSGIERQRISQSANKQWIQFDAATEEAEDLLITDFYFWEDSTGSHRDIACDEYHVPTHIQEHIDYATPGIRMRENGALKRKLKKRREHVPGLADGPMAKNNIAYISAANDIPGVNSTTCSTVITADCIRVQYGVANGTTAAPGNELGIFEALNDHYSTADLDQFLANLYPYLDIPAGTYPENRLVDGAIGSYEDLVASVGTGFGSIGPESTLDFQASIPLIWPQTTVLFQTDDEYWEIVGSEGFFNTFLDALDGSYCTYSAFNETGDCTDPSCADPFYPNTNYPAPIGYQGQLQCGVYKPTNVISISYSAIEDLLPNNYQYRQCNEYMKLGLQGVTVVMSSGDDGVASHLGCIGSNEEPTVGTIFAPSFPQTCPYILTVGGTELRRSDPTAPPIEWEILEEVATTQFPSGGGFSNIHSAADYQKEAIQAYYDQVQASLPFSSYNQIIVNGSFDNITDVNQVYNSGGRGYPDVAAVGENQIIVYGGDYYTIGGTSLSAPLWGSILTLINEKRIAAGKGTLGFVNPALYAHPEAFNDITEGNNAACSSADETTLWGFPAAAGWDPVTGLGSPNFTTLETVLVAL; from the exons ATGTTACTCCGTTCTCTCGCCGCCGCTTTTGGCCTTGGGCTGGCCATTGAAGTTGTTGCAAGTCCTCTTTTGCGCGACAACCCCCCCGGCAAGCGTGATGTTCCAAACACGCACACGGTGCATGAACGGCACAAGTCTCGCATAGCCCAACACTGGACTAAGAGGGAAAGATTGTCTCCTAAAACTATTCTGCCCATGCGTATTGGCTTGAAGCAGCGCAATTTAGATGCAGGGCATACTAGACTTATGGAAAT TTCTACTCCCGGTTCCACCAGTTATGGCAAACACATGACCTCAGAGGAAATCATCGACTTCTTTGCTCCTGCGCAGTCTAGCGTGGATGCTGTCATTAATTGGCTCGTGTCTTCCGGCATTGAAAGGCAGCGTATTAGCCAATCAGCTAATAAACAg TGGATTCAATTTGACGCAGCAAccgaagaggctgaggaCCTCCTCATCACCGACTTCTATTTCTGGGAGGACAGCACCGGCTCGCATAGAGACATTGCCTGCGACGAATATCATGTTCCTACCCATATTCAGGAACACATTGACTATGCAACTCCAGGAATTAGGATGCGAGAAAATGGCGCCTTGAAGCGAAAGCTTAAGAAGCGCAGAGAACATGTCCCAGGACTTGCGGACGGTCCAATGGCTAAGAATAACATCGCTTATATAAGTGCTGCCAATGACATCCCAGGTGTGAATTCTACTACTTGCAGCACTGTTATCACTGCCGACTGTATTAGAG TTCAGTACGGCGTCGCCAATGGCACAACCGCTGCTCCTGGAAATGAGCTTGGAATCTTCGAAGCTCTGAACGATCATTATAGTACAGCTGATCTTGACCAGTTCTTGGCAAATCTCTACCC CTACCTTGATATTCCGGCAGGGACGTATCCCGAAAATCGACTAGTCGATGGTGCCATAGGGTCTTATGAAGACCTCGTGGCCTCTGTCGGTACTGGTTTTGGCAGCATTGGACCGGAGTCTACTTTGGACTTCCAGGCTTCTATCCCGCTCATATGGCCCCAAACAACGGTCTTATTCCAGACAGATGATGAATACTGGGAGATTGTGGGATCAGAGGGCTTCTTTAACA CTTTTCTTGACGCTCTTGATGGTAGCTACTGCACCTACAGTGCCTTCAACGAGACCGGCGATTGCACTGACCCATCATGCGCTGACCCCTTCTACCCAAATACCAATTATCCTGCGCCTATCGGATATCAAGGACAACTCCAATGCGGTGTGTATAAGCCTACTAACGTGATATCCATCTCGTATAGCGCCATTGAGGATCTCCTTCCCAATAACTATCAGTACCGTCAATGCAACGAGTATATGAAGCTTGGTCTGCAGGGAGTTACTGTTGTTATGTCTTCGGGCGACGACGGTGTTGCGTCCCACCTGGGCTGTATCGGCTCAAACGAGGAACCCACTGTAGGGACTATATTCGCACCGTCCTTCCCTCAGACCTGCCCTTACATCCTTACTGTCGGCGGTACGGAGCTGAGGCGTTCAGACCCTACTGCACCTCCAATTGAGTGGGAGATACTCGAAGAGGTCGCCACTACGCAATTCCCTAGTGGTGGGGGTTTCAGTAATATCCACAGTGCTGCCGATTATCAGAAGGAAGCTATCCAGGCGTATTATGATCAGGTGCAGGCTTCGTTGCCATTTAGCTCGTATAACCAGATTATTGTTAATGGCAGCTTCGATAACATCACAGACGTTAATCAAGTGTATAATAGCGGTGGCCGAGGTTATCCAGACGTGGCAGCTGTAGGAGAGAACCAGATTATTGTCTATGGAGGAGACTATTACACAATTGGCGGGACCTCGCTTTCGGCTCCTCTCTGGGGCTCTATACTGACTCTGATCAACGAGAAGCGTATTGCGGCAGGAAAGGGCACACTTGGATTTGTTAACCCAGCTCTG TATGCACATCCGGAGGCATTTAACGACATCACCGAGGGTAATAATGCGGCCTGTAGCTCTGCCGATGAAACAACCCTTTGGGGTTtccctgccgctgctgggtGGGATCCAGTGACAGGGCTTGG GTCTCCAAACTTTACCACTCTTGAAACGGTTCTAGTCGCCCTTTAA
- a CDS encoding uncharacterized protein (EggNog:ENOG41), with translation MPPSPARLYPPIAPPIVANPPDLSTLPPGLVPVSPIITDHRSDEEISAWLTTRHAVSSDKNIWAFWHSGFLSMRPWCRRNVINWIRRLGPDWTVHVVDCVPGSETNVRHFVPDEYLPNAFLHGTMDGPSVGQHSGDIVRLPLLWLYGGVWLDAGTLLFRHIEDICWRQIEDPVTPYEMAGFVLSLRPDEDAMINGFIAAKRNNPFIKRWHDIYLTMWIGVTNADGFHKHPLLKHLPLLNPPLSKSKLVLDVTMESFTDYLAHFVAFERLRKLVDPSDGFDGPKYYRENILFAKAMQETYYVQPKTKWSGPRQLGYLQTRRDGLNGSESDEVHANWLEAQEFVHDALANSSTMKLSHGHPGGKDFLADLLDLPENENADCEPGTFAEYLRWGSVHLYQTREMIPYIVDNSKEKVYHIGVLEPVEEV, from the coding sequence ATGCCCCCATCTCCGGCCAGGCTGTATCCTCCTATCGCACCTCCGATAGTTGCAAATCCGCCTGATTTATCCACTTTGCCACCCGGTCTGGTCCCTGTTTCCCCCATCATCACCGACCACCGTAGTGATGAAGAGATTTCAGCATGGCTTACCACCCGCCACGCCGTGAGCTCTGACAAGAACATTTGGGCCTTCTGGCACTCCGGCTTTCTCTCCATGCGGCCATGGTGTCGTCGTAACGTTATAAACTGGATCCGCCGTCTTGGGCCGGACTGGACTGTCCACGTCGTTGACTGTGTCCCCGGCTCTGAGACGAATGTCCGCCATTTCGTTCCTGACGAATACCTGCCAAATGCGTTCCTGCATGGCACAATGGACGGGCCGAGCGTAGGACAGCACTCAGGCGATATAGTTAGGCTGCCCCTGTTATGGCTATATGGCGGCGTGTGGCTTGATGCCGGAACTCTCTTATTTCGACACATCGAAGACATCTGCTGGCGGCAGATTGAGGACCCGGTCACGCCGTATGAGATGGCTGGCTTCGTGCTCAGCCTACGTCCTGATGAGGATGCCATGATAAACggcttcatcgccgccaagAGAAACAATCCCTTCATCAAGCGCTGGCATGACATATATCTCACCATGTGGATAGGGGTCACTAATGCTGATGGATTTCACAAACACCCCCTCTTAAAGCATCTACCGCTGTTGAATCCTCCCTTGAGCAAAAGCAAGCTTGTGCTGGACGTGACAATGGAGTCCTTTACTGACTATCTCGCTCACTTCGTAGCCTTTGAGCGGCTCCGGAAGCTCGTTGATCCTAGTGATGGTTTCGATGGGCCAAAGTACTATCGGGAGAATATACTCTTCGCCAAGGCTATGCAAGAGACATACTACGTGCAGCCGAAAACAAAATGGTCTGGTCCTCGGCAGCTCGGCTATCTGCAGACGCGAAGAGATGGACTGAACGGCAGTGAGTCGGATGAAGTCCATGCGAACTGGCTCGAAGCGCAGGAGTTTGTACATGACGCTCTGGCGAATAGCTCAACTATGAAGCTATCTCATGGTCATCCCGGCGGAAAGGATTTCCTAGCGGATCTATTGGATCTGCCAGAGAACGAAAATGCAGACTGTGAGCCGGGAACCTTTGCGGAGTACCTGAGATGGGGAAGCGTTCATCTATATCAAACAAGAGAAATGATTCCTTACATAGTAGATAATAGCAAGGAGAAGGTATATCACATTGGGGTACTAGAACCAGTAGAGGAAGTGTAG
- a CDS encoding uncharacterized protein (EggNog:ENOG41): MSLYKAIVLDLNGVLLSYGGSVFSSVLKPSQIKNVLDSPTWYDYECGHLSRQECYERVSSEFGLDVNVWTETLDQLTETVRPHSEFIDAVKNIKAAFPDIKVYGMSNISQPDYEFLKPMISVWGILDGFQTSGQTGVRKPDSASYIKFLETYELDAGSCIFVDDRVENVVAAAALGFKGVTFSNPKEVERTIWNLLGDPVNRGMEYMERNAKKMMLELSTGGEQPDNFSQFIILELTRDKRLIKLDRREGPTWNYFHHSNTFMGTTYSDDCDTTSYAMCTLDDIPAHEKEAAMDVILNNLSPDNLPLCWFNKNRPRLCHGIIANAFRFFCLQGQGHKLAHTYLFLCRLLRTKTYELGSRYYENIDYMPYILSNLCSRRPKDPSLSEMRELLVSEIRDRAGCDGDVLGAALRTLSAQAMGVPYAKRDVRVLLESQQLDGGWNRVWLFKYGKEDIKVGSRGVITAMAVKALRQYAEDEGRAM, encoded by the exons ATGTCTCTCTACAAAGCAATTGTTCTTGACCTGAATGGCGTTCTTCTCTCGTACGGGGGCTCGGTCTTCTCAAGTGTCTTGAAACCCAGCCAGATCAAGAACGTGCTCGACTCGCCAACATGGTATGACTATGAGTGCGGGCACTTATCCCGTCAAGAATGCTACGAGAGAGTCTCCTCCGAGTTTGGTCTTGACGTCAATGTCTGGACCGAGACCCTGGATCAGCTCACCGAAACGGTCAGACCGCATTCCGAGTTCATAGACGCCGTTAAGAATATCAAGGCAGCCTTTCCAGATATCAAGGTCTATGGAATGAGCAACATTTCACAGCCCGACTATGAATTTTTGAAGCCAATGATCTCCGTTTGGGGCATTCTAGATGGATTCCAGACAAGTGGGCAGACTGGAGTGAGAAAGCCGGACAGTgcttcttatataaagtttcttGAGACGTATGAGCTTGATGCAGGAAGCTGCATATTTGTCGACGACAGGGTTGAAAATGTagttgcagctgctgcattaGGATTCAAAGGAGTGACGTTTAGCAACCCAAAAGAGGTTGAGAGGACGATCTGGAACTTGTTGGGAGACCCCGTGAATCGCGGCATGGAGTATATGGAGAGAAACGCGAAAAAAATGATGCTGGAACTGAGCACTGGAGGAGAACAGCCTGATAATTTTAGCCAGTTTATCATTTTGGAGCTGACCAGAGACAA GCGCTTGATCAAGCTGGACAGGAGAGAAGGGCCAACATGGAACTATTTTCACCACTCGAACACGTTCATGGGCACGACTTACAGCGATGACTGCGATACTACCTCCTACGCTATGTGCACACTGGACGATATTCCCGCCCATGAGAAGGAGGCAGCGATGGATGTCATTCTTAATAACCTCAGCCCGGACAATCTACCATTG TGCTGGTTTAACAAGAACCGTCCTCGTCTCTGCCACGGCATCATTGCCAACGCCTtccgcttcttctgccttcaaggccaaggccacaAACTTGCACATACCtacctcttcctctgccgcCTGCTACGGACCAAGACCTATGAGCTCGGAAGCCGCTACTATGAGAACATTGACTACATGCCTTACATCCTTAGTAATTTGTGCTCGCGGCGGCCCAAGGATCCGTCGTTGTCGGAGATGCGCGAGCTATTAGTGAGTGAAATCAGGGACCGGGCAGGGTGTGATGGCGACGTGTTGGGAGCGGCACTGAGGACTCTGAGTGCTCAGGCTATGGGAGTGCCGTACGCGAAGAGAGATGTGCGAGTGCTGCTGGAGAGCCAACAACTCGACGGTGGTTGGAACAGGGTCTGGCTGTTCAAGTACGGCAAGGAGGATATCAAGGTTGGCAGCAGGGGTGTAATCACGGCCATGGCTGTCAAAGCCCTACGGCAATatgcagaagatgaaggcagGGCCATGTAA
- a CDS encoding uncharacterized protein (EggNog:ENOG41~TransMembrane:1 (i12-33o)) encodes MAVLIPQSPLEWCLFATMLSFLYIISFLFYNIFLHPLRRFPGPLINRASVLPKLYFLSRGRLVYHVKDVHTQYGPVVRIAPNELSFTDPQAWEDIFIRQPPGIARNPHGHALAPDMAFYNPFNDLPPSIISSSDEAHHHLRKKLSPGFSDRAMKAQEPLIGSYVDLLIRRLGEHSTDATGRPQSVNMRDWIAYATFDIIGSLTFGEDFGCLEGSGYHPWIALVLGSFKGRVKIQIFKALGILAPANWIMRQLGVGYKARKMHFELVLSKTKKRIAMGTDRSDFLDTLVRDGMSMDGLKRNATLLVNAGSETTATLLTGTLFLLAMHPDVLQKLVAEVRGRFQRREDITLTSVAGLTYMLAVLDEALRIYPPDGVSSPRLVPAGGHEIAGSLFLGAPASESGNGPYIGTKGSSSSHLASILTASITRETKSRDTQVIGSTR; translated from the coding sequence ATGGCGGTCCTGATCCCACAGTCTCCTCTCGAATGGTGCCTCTTCGCCACCATGCTCTCATTCTTGTACATAatctctttcctcttctacaACATTTTCCTTCATCCCCTCCGTAGGTTTCCCGGTCCTCTTATCAATAGAGCCAGCGTGCTTCCCAAGCTCTACTTCCTGTCTCGCGGTCGCCTTGTCTACCATGTCAAGGATGTACACACGCAGTACGGCCCGGTAGTTCGCATTGCTCCCAACGAGCTCTCATTCACAGATCCTCAAGCATGGGAAGATATTTTCATTCGGCAGCCGCCCGGTATTGCCAGAAACCCCCACGGCCACGCCTTGGCACCAGACATGGCGTTCTACAACCCGTTCAACGACCTACCGCCGTCCATTATAAGCTCGTCAGATGAggcgcatcatcatcttcgaaaGAAGCTGAGTCCTGGATTCAGCGACAGGGCAATGAAAGCTCAAGAACCACTCATCGGCAGCTACGTTGATCTTCTGATACGGAGACTCGGAGAACACAGCACCGATGCCACGGGGAGACCTCAAAGTGTCAATATGCGCGACTGGATCGCCTACGCCACCTTCGACATCATTGGCAGCCTCACATTTGGGGAAGACTTTGGATGCCTCGAAGGTAGTGGTTATCATCCATGGATCGCGCTTGTGCTCGGCAGCTTCAAAGGCCGCGTCAAGATTCAGATCTTCAAAGCCCTTGGGATCCTGGCGCCTGCAAATTGGATCATGAGGCAGCTGGGCGTTGGGTATAAAGCCCGCAAGATGCATTTTGAGCTAGTCCTGAGCAAAACGAAGAAGCGTATTGCGATGGGCACGGACAGAAGCGATTTTTTAGACACGTTGGTTCGGGATGGGATGAGCATGGATGGGCTGAAGAGGAACGCGACATTGCTGGTCAATGCTGGAAGCGAGACCACTGCAACACTGCTCACGGGGACACTATTCCTCCTTGCAATGCACCCGGACGTCCTACAGAAACTGGTGGCCGAGGTCCGAGGTCGATTCCAGAGGCGAGAGGACATCACCCTCACCAGCGTAGCTGGCCTGACTTATATGCTGGCTGTCTTGGATGAGGCTCTGCGGATCTACCCACCAGACGGAGTCTCCTCGCCGCGCCTGGTGCCCGCGGGAGGCCATGAGATTGCCGGGTCTTTGTTCCTGGGGGCACCCGCGTCGGAATCTGGCAATGGGCCATATATCGGGACGAAAGGCTCTTCCTCGAGCCATCTCGCTTCGATCCTGACCGCTTCTATAACAAGGGAGACGAAAAGTCGAGATACGCAGGTGATCGGCTCGACGCGGTGA
- a CDS encoding uncharacterized protein (EggNog:ENOG41~SECRETED:SignalP(1-16)), translated as MLLPSLIACWLTLSSASSLPGVGSNWNANAARRAVYFLDNDPSGASIVSLNVSSNGTLSNPMRTFTKGNGSWAKWIISNPPPPDNTGFAGPDSLFSANALIVSKNFLFAVNPGSNTLSMFVIDSSNPQDLTLVREPVSTLGDFPISVTYSETLNIACVLNGGTRAGVACFSADESRGLVALDSSLRSITQTINQTTPPGGPILTASDIMFNPSSTGLFVSTKGAPPSSAGASPTLGSIYAWPVVGNKVSTTATISQPAGVILDFSLTFLGTDDSLLLTDAAGVAYILSVSSSLQVAVKNTVALPSNEGLACWGVYVQELSSAYVITASTTDITVVNPSTGFASGTITLPTSDVGVFDSASDGTYLYSLTNIASVAVVDLAANTPKMIQNLDLGAIGARKGWQGMAIYSSA; from the exons ATGCTTCTTCCCTCGCTTATTGCTTGTTGGCTGACGCTCTCCTCGGCCTCAAGCCTCCCCGGTGTTGGGTCAAATTGGAATGCAAACGCAGCACGACGCGCTGTTTATTTCCTTGACAATGACCCAAGTGGTGCTTCAATCGTGTCTTTGAACGTTTCCAGCAATGGAACTCTTTCTAATCCCATGAGAACCTTTACCAAAGGAAATGGCTCATGGGCAAAGTGGATTATTTCGAACCCCCCTCCTCCTGATAACACTGGGTTTGCAGGACCAGACAGTCTATTCTCTGCCAACGCGCTTATTGTGTCTaagaattttctttttgctgttAATCCTGGAAGCAACACACTTTCAATGTTTGTGATTGATTCTAGTAACCCTCAGGACCTCACCCTTGTCAGAGAACCTGTCAGCACCTTGGGTGATTTCCCAATCTCGGTAACCTACTCAGAGACTCTCAACATTG CTTGTGTTCTCAATGGTGGAACTAGGGCTGGGGTTGCTTGCTTTTCGGCTGATGAGTCTCGTGGTCTCGTGGCCTTGGACAGCAGCCTTCGCTCAATCACCCAAACCATTAATCAAACGACACCGCCAGGTGGCCCCATCCTCACCGCCTCAGATATCATGTTCAATCCGTCTTCAACAGGTCTCTTTGTTTCCACTAAGGGCgcgcctccttcttctgcaggTGCCAGTCCAACCCTTGGCTCAATCTATGCGTGGCCAGTGGTTGGAAATAAAGTTTCCACGACTGCAACCATCTCGCAACCAGCAGGTGTCATATTGGACTTTAGCCTCACATTTCTGGGGACAGATGATTCTCTTCTACTTacagatgctgctggagtaGCCTACATTCTCTCGGTGTCTTCCAGCTTGCAGGTTGCGGTCAAAAACACAGTTGCGCTTCCGTCGAATGAAGGGCTCGCTTGCTGGGGAGTGTATGTGCAAGAACTTAGTAGTGCATATGTCATAACCGCAAGTACTACTGACATCACTGTTGTGAATCCTAGTACGGGTTTCGCCAGTGGCACCATTACATTACCAACAAGTGATGTTGGAGTTTTTGACAGCGCATCTGATGGAACATATTTGTACAGCCTGACTAACATTGCAAGCGTTGCTGTGGTCGATCTGGCTGCGAATACCCCCAAAATGATCCAAAATCTAGATCTGGGCGCGATAGGAGCCAGGAAAGGCTGGCAGGGTATGGCTATTTACTCTAGCGCTTGA
- a CDS encoding uncharacterized protein (EggNog:ENOG41~TransMembrane:11 (i148-166o198-217i229-248o254-276i283-304o324-345i357-378o398-428i448-468o474-498i536-562o)), which produces MGSDKEDYSSGPEDGTVSAVIKPQHRPMYDSSVTIEEYMYYAQKARVEEDELKATAPPSTWKDYIRPSKAEPRRLEGEQPTENEVKNASPTGDNESNRLEITDLEWTNASRALRSASAAACFYLITTDILGPFGVGFSLGTMGWGQGIGLFTVFGLCAGFSGYLLWKAFLFLDSYEFPVKNYGDIGLRLYGSWFRHTINFLQAVQLTISVGVLVISNGLSISQVSKFRLCYVVCCLIWAVVGFFLGQIRTLNKLGLLANFAVVINLLIMFISMGVMAHSEPNYGAAQAGSAGAALGGTSVAPFANGTYPPVQRYGGSPPSTNGFIGSINGLMNGVYAYGGAQLFIEFMAELQRPRDFLKAMWGAQFFIYACYMSYGSFVYYYQGQYANQLAYQGLSPYAWQTVCNMLAVITGIIAATLYGNIGIKVIYNNVFMEMFKAPPLTTKGGKILWAVLVPIYWIIAFIIAGSIPDFFGLTSVTAAVCLVQFTYTFPAFIGLGLSVQRTAMEGEEGFDPTTGTVRRRDSGVKRILRGFFGRFWWLNIILLVYTLGSLALSGLGTYAAVEGLMSAFKSPQINTFTCASPLEG; this is translated from the exons ATGGGCTCCGATAAAGAGGATTACTCCTCTGGACCCGAGGATGGCACTGTCTCGGCCGTCATTAAACCCCAGCACCGCCCTATGTACGATTCTAGCGTAACCATCGAGGAGTATATGTACTACGCTCAAAAGGCGCGagtcgaagaagatgaattaAAAGCCACAGCACCGCCTTCTACTTGGAAGGATTATATACGCCCATCAAAAGCAGAACCCCGACGACTTGAGGGTGAACAGCCCACCGAGAATGAGGTTAAGAACGCCTCACCCACAGGTGACAATGAGAGCAATCGTCTAGAAATTACCGACCTCGAGTGGACCAATGCCAGCCGTGCTCTGCGTTCCGCTAGTGCCGCAGCATGCTTTTACTTGATTACAACTGACATCTTGGGTCCTTTTGGAGTTGGTTTCTCTCTCGGTACCATGGGCTGGGGCCAGGGCATCGGACTGTTCACTGTTTTCGGTCTATGCGCTGGATT TTCTGGTTATCTTCTCTGGAAAGCCTTCTTATTTCTTGATTCGTATGAGTTTCCGGTAAAGAACTATGGTGACATTGGACTTCGCCTTTATGGAAGTTGGTTTCGCCACACAATCAACTTTCTCCAAGCTGTTCAGTTGACTATTAGCGTTGGCGTCCTCGTTATCAGCAATGGTCTTTCTATTTCACAAGTTTCCAAGTTCCGGCTTTGCTACGTTGTGTGCTGCTTGATCTGGGCAGTTGTTGGTTTCTTCCTGGGACAAATTCGAACACTCAACAAACTAGGCCTGTTGGCGAACTTTGCTGTTGTTATTAATCTCTTGATTATGTTCATCAGCATGGGAGTCATGGCCCACAGCGAGCCCAACTATGGAGCCGCGCAGGCAGGTTCTGCCGGTGCTGCCCTGGGTGGCACCTCAGTTGCACCGTTCGCCAACGGAACTTATCCTCCGGTTCAACGATATGGCGGCTCTCCACCATCAACCAACGGCTTCATTGGATCTATCAACGGTCTCATGAATGGTGTCTATGCCTACGGCGGCGCGCAATTGTTCATCGAGTTCATGGCTGAGCTCCAGCGACCTCGAGATTTCTTGAAGGCTATGTGGGGTGCTCAGTTCTTTATTTATGCGTGCTACATGTCCTATGGATCATTTGTTTACTACTATCAGGGACAGTATGCCAATCAA CTTGCCTATCAAGGTCTCTCGCCCTACGCCTGGCAGACAGTTTGCAATATGCTAGCTGTCATAACCGGCATTATTGCTGCAACTCTTTACGGAAATATTGGCATTAAGGTCATCTACAACAACGTCTTCATGGAGATGTTCAAAGCCCCACCACTGACTACCAAGGGAGGCAAGATCCTATGGGCTGTTTTAGTCCCAATCTACTGGAttattgcctttattattGCCGGTTCTATTCCGGATTTCTTTGGTTTAACGAGCGTTACCGCTGCTGTGTGTCTCGTGCAATTTACGTATACCTTCCCTGCCTTCATCGGCCTCGGACTTTCTGTGCAGAGGACAGCAatggaaggagaagaaggtttCGACCCGACGACTGGTACTGTACGTCGCAGAGATTCGGGAGTCAAACGAATTCTCCGAGGATTCTTTGGCAGGTTCTGGTGGCTGAACATCATCCTGCTTGTCTACACACTTGGTTCCCTGGCACTGAGCGGCCTGGGTACATATGCAGCGGTCGAGGGCCTTATGTCTGCATTTAAATCACCGCAGATAAACACTTTCACATGCGCATCTCCTTTGGAAGGATAA